The following are from one region of the Haloactinomyces albus genome:
- a CDS encoding ROK family protein encodes MNSHVAGIDIGGTKTAAALVSIDGEIVKRVETPTPAAQGSASVLRTAADLVADLGPFGAVGVGSAGVVDHATGTVRSATDALPGWTGTDIRGELRRLLRVPVTADNDVHAHALGEHWQGAARGFDTVLAVTVGTGVGGSLIVGGGAHHGAHSAAGHLGHLPTPAAAGRRCPCGAGGHLEAVASGPALLSEYVARTGTSVSELAEVAARARAGDPIATEVLAGGAAAVGAVIGGVVNLLDPDVVVVGGGVAGSGAVWWSRLRPAVEAELLPALSGVSVVPAELGADSALVGAARLAWEQLR; translated from the coding sequence CGTCAAACGCGTCGAGACCCCCACTCCGGCCGCACAGGGATCTGCTTCGGTTCTGCGCACAGCCGCTGATCTGGTCGCAGACCTCGGTCCTTTCGGTGCGGTCGGGGTCGGTAGCGCAGGGGTCGTCGATCACGCGACCGGCACGGTCCGATCCGCCACCGATGCACTGCCCGGCTGGACCGGGACCGACATACGCGGCGAGCTGCGGCGCTTGCTCCGGGTGCCCGTGACCGCCGACAACGACGTCCACGCGCACGCGCTCGGTGAACACTGGCAAGGTGCGGCCCGAGGCTTCGACACGGTGCTTGCCGTGACGGTCGGCACCGGTGTGGGTGGCTCGTTGATAGTGGGCGGAGGCGCGCACCACGGGGCGCACAGCGCCGCAGGACACCTCGGCCACCTCCCGACGCCTGCGGCAGCAGGGCGCCGCTGTCCGTGTGGCGCGGGCGGGCACCTGGAAGCTGTCGCGTCCGGCCCTGCGCTGCTGTCCGAGTACGTGGCTCGCACGGGCACTTCGGTCTCGGAGCTGGCGGAGGTGGCTGCCCGTGCCCGCGCAGGCGATCCGATCGCGACCGAGGTGCTGGCCGGAGGAGCGGCAGCGGTCGGCGCGGTGATCGGGGGAGTGGTCAACCTGCTCGACCCCGACGTGGTCGTGGTCGGTGGCGGGGTCGCGGGCAGCGGCGCCGTGTGGTGGAGCCGACTGCGGCCGGCCGTCGAGGCGGAGCTGCTTCCGGCGTTGTCCGGCGTCTCCGTCGTGCCGGCCGAGCTGGGAGCAGACTCCGCGCTTGTCGGTGCGGCTCGGCTGGCGTGGGAGCAACTGCGATGA
- a CDS encoding N-acetylmannosamine-6-phosphate 2-epimerase has protein sequence MTGVMESLRGGVIVSCQAYPGEPMRTPDTMARVAQAAAAGGAVGIRAQGLDDLRSVRTALDLPLIGLWKDGDAGVVITPTLRHALEVARAGADIVALDATNRPRTDGSTVEEVVRAVHEETQALVMADVATYDEGVAAENAGADLVGTTLAGYTSGSEPPTGPDLGLVRRLASTLRVPVVAEGRIHRPEQVATAFREGAYAVVVGTAITHPTTLTRWFVDATVPSDEDS, from the coding sequence ATGACGGGGGTGATGGAATCTCTCCGCGGTGGTGTGATCGTGTCCTGCCAGGCTTATCCGGGTGAGCCGATGCGCACACCGGACACGATGGCGCGGGTGGCGCAGGCAGCCGCGGCAGGTGGGGCAGTGGGAATCAGGGCGCAAGGTCTTGACGACCTCCGCAGCGTCCGGACCGCGTTGGACCTGCCGTTGATCGGGTTGTGGAAGGACGGCGACGCGGGAGTCGTGATCACCCCGACGTTGCGGCACGCGTTGGAGGTGGCTCGTGCCGGGGCCGACATCGTCGCACTGGACGCGACGAACCGGCCACGAACTGACGGGTCCACTGTGGAAGAGGTGGTGCGTGCGGTGCACGAGGAAACCCAGGCGTTGGTGATGGCCGACGTGGCTACCTACGACGAGGGAGTCGCCGCCGAGAACGCCGGTGCCGACCTGGTCGGCACCACCCTGGCGGGATACACCTCGGGATCCGAGCCACCAACCGGCCCTGACTTGGGACTTGTCCGGCGCCTGGCGTCGACGCTGCGGGTGCCCGTCGTCGCCGAAGGCCGTATCCATCGCCCGGAGCAGGTCGCCACGGCGTTTCGCGAGGGGGCGTACGCCGTGGTGGTCGGAACGGCGATCACACACCCGACGACGCTCACCCGCTGGTTCGTGGACGCGACCGTACCGAGTGACGAGGACTCCTGA
- a CDS encoding zinc-binding dehydrogenase: protein MTRLLRTTIWWPRIADRLPLSQAANAHRLLEDGQVRGRLVLEP, encoded by the coding sequence GTGACCCGCCTACTGCGCACCACTATCTGGTGGCCCCGCATCGCCGATCGCCTCCCGTTGTCTCAAGCGGCAAACGCACACCGTCTGCTGGAGGACGGACAGGTGCGCGGACGCCTCGTCCTCGAGCCGTAA